Proteins found in one Actinomycetes bacterium genomic segment:
- a CDS encoding Lsr2 family protein, giving the protein MAQKVQVVLVDDVDGGTAEETVSFSLDGVSYEIDLSTKNAAKLREDFAPWVGTARRAGGRARRGTRRAASRGGSSADVRAWAKEQGLAVSERGRIPAEILAQYEAAH; this is encoded by the coding sequence ATGGCGCAGAAAGTCCAAGTTGTCCTTGTCGACGATGTCGACGGCGGTACCGCCGAGGAGACAGTGAGTTTCTCCCTCGACGGTGTGAGCTATGAGATCGACCTGTCCACGAAGAATGCCGCCAAGCTGCGCGAGGACTTCGCGCCGTGGGTGGGCACGGCCCGGCGTGCGGGTGGTCGCGCCCGGCGGGGCACCCGGCGGGCGGCGTCCCGCGGCGGCTCCAGCGCAGACGTGCGCGCCTGGGCGAAGGAGCAGGGGCTCGCGGTGAGCGAGCGCGGCCGGATCCCGGCCGAGATCTTGGCTCAGTACGAGGCGGCGCACTAG